In Leptolyngbya sp. O-77, the genomic window GCCAACTCCGATCTGTGGTGGAACAAAAGCGTTTCCCGCAGCGCCTACTATCTGCCAGTGGCGGAGATGATTAACCGCGAGGCTAAACCGCTGGTGATTGCCGATCGTCATCCCAGCGCCATTCTCGCCTTTAACCGTCGGCTCGATGCCCATGTGCGCCTGCAACTCGTAAGAGATCGCGATCGCTTTGAGGTGGCGCGGGGCTATAGACCTGTCTTTTTGCTCAATCCTTCAGAAAAACTGCGAGATTCTCTAGAAAGTCGGGGCTATCGGCTCAAAGTCGCCTATCGCGATCCCCATGCTCCGGATACAGAGGGCGATCGCCTGTGGCGCGTTCAACGACCCGCTAAGTCGCAGCCCCTCCAGCAGAAGCCGTCCTCAGCCCCGACGAATCTCCCGCGCGACGCTGAGATATTGTCCGAGGAAGGGTAGGCCGGCGATCGCCGGAAGGAAATAGCGCGACGTACACAGCACCCCCAGCGCCGCCGCCGTCGCTGCGTTGAAATAAGGCGCATAAAACAAAATCAGCGCCGCGTCTCGCGTGCCCACGCCCGCAAACGTCAGCGGCAGCAGCCCCGCCAAAATCGCCAGCGGCGACAGCGCCAGGTTCGTAATGAACGGCACCCATGCCTTGAGCGCCAGAATGAAAAACCAGATTTGCAGCAGGTGCAAAAACCAGATGAAGATTGACATCGCTGAAATCTTGGCGAGCTGGCGGCGATCGCCCCAAAAGTAATCGTGCATCTCCTGCCAAGAATGGCTCAGCGTCACCAGCTTCTTACCCATCTTTTTCGGCGCAATCTGCTCTGCCTGCCGAAAGAAAAACTGGGCAAACTGCGGCCAGCCCAGCAGCAACAGCCCCAGCACCAGCCCGCCCAGCACGCTCACCGTCATCACCCAAAACAGCCAGTCTTTTTGTGGATAGAGCAGCAGCCCAAACACGCACCACAGCAGCAGCGACAGCATATCGCAGGCTTTTTCAAACACCACCAGCGATAGCGCCAGCGAACCCGTCAAATGCCCGCGATCGCGCATGAAGTACGCTTTGGCGATGTCGCCCATCTTCGACGGCAGCACCATATTCAGCGAACTCGCCGCCAGGATTAGCTGATTTGCCTCCCAAAAGCTGAGGCGGGCGGGATCGGGTTTCAAATCCCAGGGATTGGGGATCAACTCAGGCTCCGGCCTATGACCCTTACCCTCCATCCCAGGCATCAGCATTTGCAGTCGTCCCGCCGTCAGCATCGTCAGTGGAATCACCATGCCCAGGCTGATGCCCATCCACGGGCGATCGCACTCGCGAAACACGCGGATCAGCCCAGCGAAGTCAATCTTCCAGTAGATCAGCAGCAGAATCACGCCGCTAACGAGAATCGAAACCAGTCTTTTCATGCGTGCCTTATCATGCCTTGCCTAGCGGCAGCGTCTTGAGCGCTGATGCGACGAAGTTCAGTCGTACCGCAGCGCTCAGGCCCGCTTGATCCCGCTTGATTATGACATGAGCAGTTATCAAGTTTTGCACGCGCATTTTGCACACGCACCGCCACGACTGGGGAACCGTCAGAATCCTATGGTTTGCTGGGCTAAGCGGCGATCGCCCTTGCTAACAACTCGTTAGTTGAGGTAGCTTGCTAGAGCTGAGGCAGCTTGCTGGGCTAAGCGGCGATCGCCCTTGCGCCAATAAAGGATGCAAACTTGTCCATCAGGTCAGGATTACGCCACCCTTTGGACGTTTCCTCAATCATGATTTTCAATGCTTCTTCGGGTGAAAAGGCTGATTTATAGGGGCGCTCGCTAGTCAGCGCGTCGTAGATATCGATTAGCTGGAAAATCTGAGCCAGGTAGGGAATCTCATTGCCCTTCAGCCCATCTGGATATCCCGACCCATCCCATCGTTCATGGTGATGGCGGATAATGGGAACCACTCCCTGCATCGTTCGCAGCGGTTGGCAGATGCGCTCACCAATCAGCACATGCTGGCGCATGATAATCCATTCTTCGGGAGAAAGCTGACCCACCTTTAGCAGCACTGCATCCGGAATCCCGACCTTGCCAATGTCGTGCAGATATCCGCCCCACATCAGGTCGCGCACTTCCGTCCGCGAGAGGCCTAGAAACTCGCCAAACGCCTTGCCCAGTTGCACTAGCCGCTCGCAGTGGTCGCCCGTATTGGGATCTCGACTCTCAATCGTGCGGGCGATCGAAAATAGCACCTGCCCTGCATGATCCAGATCCTCGTTCAGCCGCTTTTGGCGCACCAAAGAATTCACGCGGGCCGAGAGTTCTAGCTGATCAAACGGCTTCGACAAAAAATCATCGCCGCCGGCCTCAATGCCTCGCAGTCGGGCGCGGCGATCGTTCAGCGCGGTGACAAAGACAACCGGAATCAGGCGGGTGTGTTCATCCTGCTTGAGATGGCGGCAAACCTCGTAGCCATCCATCCCTGGCATCATCACATCTAGCAGAATCAGGTCTGGATTGGCCTGTGCTACACAGTTCAGCGCGGCAGCGCCGCTGTCTGCCTCTAGCACGTCATAGCCTTCCACTGATAAAAGCGCAACCGCTGTCATGCGGCTGGACGGGTGGTCGTCTACAACAAGAATTTTAGGCTTTTCAGAATCAGAGTAGTTCACAGGAAGATCTCGCTTTCGCTCACTGGAGGGGCTAAGAAGATTTTGGAGCGCAGAGTTTCTATGTGTCGATCTTGGGCAAGACGCTCGAATAGCTCATGATTACTTTCAGTATGTTGAATGACTGAACACCAGAGATCAGGTTTTTTACGGAGATTTTCTGCACTTAAGGCTTAACAATACCGTCAGGGAGGTAACAAAATTTATAGTTCTAGACTGGAGGGCTAGACCGAAGCCTGAATTGTAGTCTGTGCAACGCTGAATTTTCCGAAAATCAGAAGGTTAAAGGGTTTTCGAGCTTCATACTGCAACACCAGGAAACAGCCGAGGGGCAGCTCCTCTCTGTAGGATTAATTAAAAAACTGATTGAAAACTCAAATGAAAGCGACGAGAACAGCAAGAAAAGCAAATCAATGTATCGCAGTCTTGAATGATATCTAAACTACGAATCTTCAATTCGCTGTTTTGGCTGGAAGCGTTTTTAATGCCCCAGCATGACCAGAGACGGGCGGGAGATGAACCACTTGTATTTTAGAGATTTCTTCTAAGTATCTGTCGAGGTGACCAGAGGTAACGGATTTGCGGCGAATCTCTGGGTGGCGATCGCCCCAGTTGCCGGTGCTCTATGCCTGTTTTATTCTATCTGTGCCCTGCCGATCGCCCAATGTACCCAACACCCAGGGTGTGCCCAACCAGATTTACCTCAAACAGAAAATATACATTTGAATGACTTGAATGACTGACGAGATTTCACGAAATATTTCACACGAGATTTCCCCCGATCCCGTTCCTATCCCTACCGCTATCGTGACCACAGACTGGCTGTTGGCTCATCTAGATGATCCGGGAGTGGCGATCGCCGACTGTCGGTTTTCGCTGATGGAGCCAGACCTGGGGCGGCGGCAATATCATCAGAGCCACATTCCGGGTGCGGTGTATTTTGACCTGAATGCTGACCTGTCGGGGCCCGTGCAGCGCCACGGCGGCCGCCATCCCCTGCCTCACCCAGACGCACTGGCGCAAACCCTGGCGGCAGCGGGCATTACTCGCGGCGAAACCTGGGTGATTGCCTATGATGACTCGCGGCTAGGCTTTGCGTCTCGGTTTTGGTGGCTGCTGCGGTATTTGGGGCACGATCGGGTGGCGGTGCTAGATGGCGGCTTCGCGCACTGGCAGGCAGCGGGACATCCTGTGACAGTGGCGACTGCGCCCAGTCCTCCACGGCAGGCAGGGCAGTTTGTGCCCGCGCTACGCCCAGAGATGGTGGTAGACATTGAAACGGTGAAGCAGCGCAAAGATCAAGCAGGCGTGGTGCTGGTGGATTCGCGGGAGGGCGATCGCTATCGAGGAGAGCGCGAACCCATCGACCCGATTGCCGGGCATATCCCTGGCGCAGTCAACTATCCCTGGCAGGGCGTGACAGATGATCGGGGCAGGGTACTCTCCGTTGAGGCGCAGCGTCAGCGCTGGCAGAATTTATCCAAGACCAAGACCAATGCCGATACCGATACCGATACCAACGAGATTGACGAGGTAGAGGAGATTATTGTCTACTGCGGCTCTGGCGTGACGGCTTGTGTCAACCTGCTGTCGCTGGAGATGGCGGGGCGGGGCAACCAGAGCAAGCTTTATGCTGGAAGCTGGAGTGACTGGTGTTCGTATCTAGTCGATGAATTTTAGTCGATAAATTTTAGTCGATGAATCAGGAACGCCACTGGGGTAGCAGCGGGAGAGCGGGCGATCGCCCTCCTCAGTTCCCCTCTATCACCTTCAGCATGTGCTTTCCAGATCGGCTGAGGTGTGTCACCTGTGTCTCAGGGCTGAATCTTGGGGCTAAGATGGGAAGTCATTCGGATTGCGCCAAATGACCGAAAAGACTCTGGGATAAGCTTTCCTAGGGTTTGCAGCAGACGCAAAGCTGACTTGGATAGGGCATTCCTGTA contains:
- a CDS encoding lysylphosphatidylglycerol synthase transmembrane domain-containing protein, which codes for MKRLVSILVSGVILLLIYWKIDFAGLIRVFRECDRPWMGISLGMVIPLTMLTAGRLQMLMPGMEGKGHRPEPELIPNPWDLKPDPARLSFWEANQLILAASSLNMVLPSKMGDIAKAYFMRDRGHLTGSLALSLVVFEKACDMLSLLLWCVFGLLLYPQKDWLFWVMTVSVLGGLVLGLLLLGWPQFAQFFFRQAEQIAPKKMGKKLVTLSHSWQEMHDYFWGDRRQLAKISAMSIFIWFLHLLQIWFFILALKAWVPFITNLALSPLAILAGLLPLTFAGVGTRDAALILFYAPYFNAATAAALGVLCTSRYFLPAIAGLPFLGQYLSVAREIRRG
- a CDS encoding two-component system response regulator; its protein translation is MNYSDSEKPKILVVDDHPSSRMTAVALLSVEGYDVLEADSGAAALNCVAQANPDLILLDVMMPGMDGYEVCRHLKQDEHTRLIPVVFVTALNDRRARLRGIEAGGDDFLSKPFDQLELSARVNSLVRQKRLNEDLDHAGQVLFSIARTIESRDPNTGDHCERLVQLGKAFGEFLGLSRTEVRDLMWGGYLHDIGKVGIPDAVLLKVGQLSPEEWIIMRQHVLIGERICQPLRTMQGVVPIIRHHHERWDGSGYPDGLKGNEIPYLAQIFQLIDIYDALTSERPYKSAFSPEEALKIMIEETSKGWRNPDLMDKFASFIGARAIAA
- a CDS encoding sulfurtransferase, producing the protein MTTDWLLAHLDDPGVAIADCRFSLMEPDLGRRQYHQSHIPGAVYFDLNADLSGPVQRHGGRHPLPHPDALAQTLAAAGITRGETWVIAYDDSRLGFASRFWWLLRYLGHDRVAVLDGGFAHWQAAGHPVTVATAPSPPRQAGQFVPALRPEMVVDIETVKQRKDQAGVVLVDSREGDRYRGEREPIDPIAGHIPGAVNYPWQGVTDDRGRVLSVEAQRQRWQNLSKTKTNADTDTDTNEIDEVEEIIVYCGSGVTACVNLLSLEMAGRGNQSKLYAGSWSDWCSYLVDEF